The following proteins are co-located in the Gossypium hirsutum isolate 1008001.06 chromosome A02, Gossypium_hirsutum_v2.1, whole genome shotgun sequence genome:
- the LOC107937224 gene encoding NPL4-like protein 1, whose translation MSYRFFSVRYFPRDGQRQISFLFSRYWLNGSLSSTFPIENQNNLVTMRTLKNHLDRTKSLPFVKRITDFHLLLFLAMSHGLGSDVLALAACVSAETAVPEGYQLLIESMANTS comes from the exons atgtcttacagattTTTTTCTGTAAGATATTTTCCTAGAGACGG gCAAAGGCAAATCTCATTCCTCTTCTCAAGGTATTGGCTTAAT GGATCTCTTTCATCAACCTTTCCTATTGAGAACCAGAACAACCTCGTGACAATGAGGACACTGAAGAATCATCTAGATAGGACAAAGAGCCTTCCATTCGTGAAGCGTATCACGGATTTCCATTTGTTGCTATTTCTAGCCATGTCTCATGGCCTTGGTTCCGATGTTCTAGCACTAGCAGCGTGTGTTAGTGCAGAGACAGCAGTACCAGAAGGTTACCAGCTCCTAATCGAGTCCATGGCCAACACGTCCTGA
- the LOC107937221 gene encoding protein SCO1 homolog 2, mitochondrial isoform X3, whose protein sequence is MLKHRLLAPRPPILLGFGGLLAFLHYNDERRAVKIGKDSYTGSDTAVAPIIGGPFTLVNSENQIVNEQDFLGNWVLLYFGYTSSPDIGPDQVRIMAKVIDTLEAKKNLKVLPVFVTIDPQRDTPAQLRAYLKEFDPRIVGLGGLVSAVRQMAQEYRVYFKKVEEEGDDYLVESSHSMYLIDPKMKVVRCFGVEYNAEQLSKEILKELKKHQVNA, encoded by the exons ATGTTGAAACACAGGCTTCTCGCTCCTCGG CCACCTATTTTACTAGGATTTGGTGGATTGCTAGCTTTTCTGCATTATAATGACGAGCGAAGAGCAGTTAAAATAG GCAAGGACAGCTATACCGGTAGTGATACTGCAGTAGCTCCAATTATTGGCGGCCCATTCACTTTGGTTAATTCGGAAAATCAGATTGTTAATGAACAGGACTTTCTAGGAAACTGGGTTCTCCTGTACTTTGGCTATACATCGTCTCCTGATATCGGACCTGATCAAGTTCGGATAATGGCAAAGGTTATAGATACATTAG AAGCGAAAAAGAATTTGAAGGTTTTACCCGTATTTGTGACAATTGATCCTCAGCGTGATACTCCAGCGCAACTCCGGGCTTACCTCAAAG AGTTTGATCCAAGAATAGTGGGATTGGGAGGACTTGTTAGTGCTGTAAGGCAAATGGCACAAGAATATCGTGTTTATTTCAAGAAGGTCGAAGAAGAAGGAGATGATTACCTTGTCGAGTCTTCTCACAGCAT GTATTTGATAGACCCGAAAATGAAGGTAGTAAGATGCTTTGGAGTAGAGTACAATGCTGAACAACTATCAAAGGAAATATTGAAGGAATTGAAGAAACACCAAGTTAATGCTTGA
- the LOC107937221 gene encoding protein SCO1 homolog 2, mitochondrial isoform X1 yields MPIYRFIFFSAKHRFAHASNLLPRFGSSKRIQSCGYTKSAKNNYYKKPTGHPVVNVETQASRSSGAYFIPPILLGFGGLLAFLHYNDERRAVKIGKDSYTGSDTAVAPIIGGPFTLVNSENQIVNEQDFLGNWVLLYFGYTSSPDIGPDQVRIMAKVIDTLEAKKNLKVLPVFVTIDPQRDTPAQLRAYLKEFDPRIVGLGGLVSAVRQMAQEYRVYFKKVEEEGDDYLVESSHSMYLIDPKMKVVRCFGVEYNAEQLSKEILKELKKHQVNA; encoded by the exons ATGCCCATTTACCGCTTCATTTTCTTTTCCGCCAAGCACCGCTTCGCCCATGCTTCCAATCTTCTTCCAAG GTTTGGTTCATCGAAGAGAATTCAATCTTGTGGCTATACCAAATCAGCAAAGAACAATTATTACAAAAAGCCAACTGGTCATCCTGTTGTGAATGTTGAAACACAGGCTTCTCGCTCCTCGGGTGCTTATTTTATT CCACCTATTTTACTAGGATTTGGTGGATTGCTAGCTTTTCTGCATTATAATGACGAGCGAAGAGCAGTTAAAATAG GCAAGGACAGCTATACCGGTAGTGATACTGCAGTAGCTCCAATTATTGGCGGCCCATTCACTTTGGTTAATTCGGAAAATCAGATTGTTAATGAACAGGACTTTCTAGGAAACTGGGTTCTCCTGTACTTTGGCTATACATCGTCTCCTGATATCGGACCTGATCAAGTTCGGATAATGGCAAAGGTTATAGATACATTAG AAGCGAAAAAGAATTTGAAGGTTTTACCCGTATTTGTGACAATTGATCCTCAGCGTGATACTCCAGCGCAACTCCGGGCTTACCTCAAAG AGTTTGATCCAAGAATAGTGGGATTGGGAGGACTTGTTAGTGCTGTAAGGCAAATGGCACAAGAATATCGTGTTTATTTCAAGAAGGTCGAAGAAGAAGGAGATGATTACCTTGTCGAGTCTTCTCACAGCAT GTATTTGATAGACCCGAAAATGAAGGTAGTAAGATGCTTTGGAGTAGAGTACAATGCTGAACAACTATCAAAGGAAATATTGAAGGAATTGAAGAAACACCAAGTTAATGCTTGA
- the LOC107937221 gene encoding protein SCO1 homolog 2, mitochondrial isoform X2: MPIYRFIFFSAKHRFAHASNLLPRFGSSKRIQSCGYTKSAKNNYYKKPTGHPVVNVETQASRSSGAYFIPPILLGFGGLLAFLHYNDERRAVKIGKDSYTGSDTAVAPIIGGPFTLVNSENQIVNEQDFLGNWVLLYFGYTSSPDIGPDQVRIMAKVIDTLAKKNLKVLPVFVTIDPQRDTPAQLRAYLKEFDPRIVGLGGLVSAVRQMAQEYRVYFKKVEEEGDDYLVESSHSMYLIDPKMKVVRCFGVEYNAEQLSKEILKELKKHQVNA; the protein is encoded by the exons ATGCCCATTTACCGCTTCATTTTCTTTTCCGCCAAGCACCGCTTCGCCCATGCTTCCAATCTTCTTCCAAG GTTTGGTTCATCGAAGAGAATTCAATCTTGTGGCTATACCAAATCAGCAAAGAACAATTATTACAAAAAGCCAACTGGTCATCCTGTTGTGAATGTTGAAACACAGGCTTCTCGCTCCTCGGGTGCTTATTTTATT CCACCTATTTTACTAGGATTTGGTGGATTGCTAGCTTTTCTGCATTATAATGACGAGCGAAGAGCAGTTAAAATAG GCAAGGACAGCTATACCGGTAGTGATACTGCAGTAGCTCCAATTATTGGCGGCCCATTCACTTTGGTTAATTCGGAAAATCAGATTGTTAATGAACAGGACTTTCTAGGAAACTGGGTTCTCCTGTACTTTGGCTATACATCGTCTCCTGATATCGGACCTGATCAAGTTCGGATAATGGCAAAGGTTATAGATACATTAG CGAAAAAGAATTTGAAGGTTTTACCCGTATTTGTGACAATTGATCCTCAGCGTGATACTCCAGCGCAACTCCGGGCTTACCTCAAAG AGTTTGATCCAAGAATAGTGGGATTGGGAGGACTTGTTAGTGCTGTAAGGCAAATGGCACAAGAATATCGTGTTTATTTCAAGAAGGTCGAAGAAGAAGGAGATGATTACCTTGTCGAGTCTTCTCACAGCAT GTATTTGATAGACCCGAAAATGAAGGTAGTAAGATGCTTTGGAGTAGAGTACAATGCTGAACAACTATCAAAGGAAATATTGAAGGAATTGAAGAAACACCAAGTTAATGCTTGA